The genomic window GGCCGGGCCCCTCGGCGGGGGTGCCATTGCGGTCGGCGAAGGCGGGCCGCTCACCGTCACGAACACCACCATCGACGGCGAGGTCGCGAGCTTCTCGTCCTGCATTGTGACACCTCCGCTGTTTTTCGAGTGTCACGCTGCGCCGGACCTGACCCTCGAGAACGTCACCGTCACGAGCCTCGCGCTGCGAACGGACCAGGGCACTCCGGGAGCGGCATTCGTGCAGAACAGCATCGTGCTCGCCTGCGGAGCGATCGAGCAGGGAACTGGCATACCGATCCCCGGCGGGTGGGTGACGTCGCTCGGCTACAACGCCGCCGATCCCGTCACGTGCACGATGGCCGGCGACCTCACCGGCAACGTGACCGGAAATCCGATGCTCGGACCGCTCGCCGACAACGGCGGCCCGACGCAGACCCGGTTGCCCGCGTCAGGGAGCCCCGTGATCGACGCCGGCAACCCCGCAGCGCCGGGGAGCGGAGGGAACGCGTGCGCCGCCGACGATCAGCGCGGCGTCGTGCGGCCGGTCGGATCGCGCTGCGACATCGGCGCCGTCGAGATCGGGTGCGGCGACGGCTCGCTCGCCGGTGTCCCTTGCGCCGACGACGGCGACGTCTGTACCGACGACGTCTGCGACGCTACGGGCGCCTGCGTCCATCCGCCGAACACTGCCCCGTGCGCCGATGACGGCAACGTCTGCACCAATGACGTGTGCGACGGCGCCGGCGTGTGCATCCATCCGCCGAACACCGTACCGTGCGACGACGGCAACCCGTGCACCACCGGTGACGTGTGCAGCGGCGGTGCGTGTGGGAGCGGCCCGCCCGTCGTGTGCGATCCGTGCCTCGTCTGCCTGCCGGCGGGCGGGTGCGGTGTCCCCCCGACCGCGTGTGCACCGGCCGCCCCCGGCGGGGCGCGTCTCGTCCTGGTGCACGGCGCGACTCCCGCGAAGAACCGCCTGTCGCTGCGGTGGAAGAGCGCCGCCGCCGTCGACCCGGCGGACTTCGGCGACCCCACGAGCACCGACGACGCAATCGTGTGCGTGTACGACGCGGCGGGCGCCGTCGCGTTGCGAGCGACGGCACCCGCCGGCGGTACCTGCGGCACGCGGTCGTGCTGGGGAAGGACCTCCGAGGGCTTCCGCTACCGCAATCGAGCGGGAACACCCGATGGGCTGCAGAATCTCATGCTCGACGGGGGTGCAACGGGTCGCGTCGTCGCCCGCGGAAAGGGCGCATTCCT from Candidatus Eisenbacteria bacterium includes these protein-coding regions:
- a CDS encoding choice-of-anchor Q domain-containing protein, which translates into the protein MRARLVAPPLVALLLLAGPTRAAVFTVDTTVDAGDTSPGDGACLTAGGACALRAAIEEANALPGADTISLPAGIYVAANLDVTDELAIAGAGAATTIVDANHVGRVFFARATLALSGITVRNGFTPSFGGGVWSTTAGLELTLTDCVFTGNEARQGGAVLSTNVVTIVRSTFRSNVADEVGGGVALDLVHALSTVRDSTFTANTAGPLGGGAIAVGEGGPLTVTNTTIDGEVASFSSCIVTPPLFFECHAAPDLTLENVTVTSLALRTDQGTPGAAFVQNSIVLACGAIEQGTGIPIPGGWVTSLGYNAADPVTCTMAGDLTGNVTGNPMLGPLADNGGPTQTRLPASGSPVIDAGNPAAPGSGGNACAADDQRGVVRPVGSRCDIGAVEIGCGDGSLAGVPCADDGDVCTDDVCDATGACVHPPNTAPCADDGNVCTNDVCDGAGVCIHPPNTVPCDDGNPCTTGDVCSGGACGSGPPVVCDPCLVCLPAGGCGVPPTACAPAAPGGARLVLVHGATPAKNRLSLRWKSAAAVDPADFGDPTSTDDAIVCVYDAAGAVALRATAPAGGTCGTRSCWGRTSEGFRYRNRAGTPDGLQNLMLDGGATGRVVARGKGAFLGLGGLPLATPATARVYREGYGRCWGAAFSSHVSANTSTRFKAKSD